The sequence tttttattaacatattaatgtatattgtttttaatTCTATAACATGACATACTTGTAAATCTTTGTTTTCTAAAACAATTATATGTAGGGTCATCAAATTCATTTTGTGTACAATTAAAGTATTCAAGGGAATTAGGattgaaatattttaaacaATAATCTGATATTGCACAACATAAATGTAACCTATTTTCTAAAGAACATGTTTCTAATAAATCCTTATTTCTTTCCATAAATTGACaatattttaatgaatGTTCATTAGaacatatatttgtttttgACATGTTCAATATTTCTTCTCTTTCTTTCGAAACATCTCTATTTTTATACTGttcaattttttcttcacTTGATAGATTATTGTTATTCGAATCACCATTATCTCCATCACTCATACTATCATGTGTTCTATCGATTATTTCTACATCGGCATCCTCTTCTTTTTCTAGATTAagtaaatttttaatttcttctttttctaaATCACTCTCAACTGGGTCAAaatctttttcttcattttgttcTGTGCTAAAATTATGTTTTCGTAATATTCCAACTTCACTTTCGCTATCTTCTGTTCTTTCTCCATTTTCACTAGAATCATCTAATACTGTACTATCCGTTTCAGTTCTTAACGACTGAATATCGTTTAAATCCTTTTCACTGATATTTCCTCTAGAtgtatcattatataattcattcTTCTCAGGTTCCAATGTTTCTTTTTCAACATCTTCTTCATGAGCAGGGGAATCTAAATTCGCAGAATTTTCCATTGTTTCTCGAATAACCCTTGATTCAACAGGTTCTTTAATTTCTTCAGCTTCTTTCTCTTCTACTTGTTCAGATAGTTTTTC is a genomic window of Plasmodium reichenowi strain SY57 chromosome Unknown, whole genome shotgun sequence containing:
- a CDS encoding erythrocyte binding antigen-181, yielding QLEGKSLEMENGTYHGSNDEEDVTGPSVEDITNDDNNSFHNIANQSDVLNREDAIASETQVESEPEDSNRVITTEVPSTTVTTTDEKLSEQVEEKEAEEIKEPVESRVIRETMENSANLDSPAHEEDVEKETLEPEKNELYNDTSRGNISEKDLNDIQSLRTETDSTVLDDSSENGERTEDSESEVGILRKHNFSTEQNEEKDFDPVESDLEKEEIKNLLNLEKEEDADVEIIDRTHDSMSDGDNGDSNNNNLSSEEKIEQYKNRDVSKEREEILNMSKTNICSNEHSLKYCQFMERNKDLLETCSLENRLHLCCAISDYCLKYFNPNSLEYFNCTQNEFDDPTYNCFRKQRFT